From the Acidimicrobiales bacterium genome, one window contains:
- a CDS encoding phosphoribosyltransferase: MTFVDRRDAGRRLAALLAGVTGEGEAPPVVVGMARGGVPVACEIARALGAPLDVVVVRKLGHPDQPELGLGAIAESGVRLVNAVLVEQLHVTDAVIDAVAARELDELERRLHVYRGDRPPVAVAGRTVVLVDDGLATGFTARAAVEVMRRRGAARVVLAVPVGPPAAVAALEAVADEVVCAEVTEQFFGISEWYEDFHQVGDDEVARLVADGPQGAPGTPGTPGGSGAP; this comes from the coding sequence GTGACCTTCGTCGACCGGCGCGACGCCGGGCGCCGGCTCGCCGCCCTCCTGGCGGGGGTGACGGGGGAGGGCGAGGCGCCGCCGGTCGTGGTGGGCATGGCGCGAGGTGGCGTCCCCGTGGCGTGCGAGATCGCCCGGGCGCTCGGTGCGCCCCTCGACGTGGTGGTGGTCCGCAAGCTGGGGCACCCCGACCAGCCCGAGCTGGGCCTGGGGGCCATCGCCGAGAGCGGGGTGCGGCTGGTCAACGCCGTGCTCGTCGAGCAGCTCCACGTGACCGACGCCGTGATCGACGCCGTGGCGGCGCGCGAGCTCGACGAGCTCGAGCGTCGCCTGCACGTCTACCGCGGCGACCGTCCGCCCGTGGCGGTGGCCGGGCGGACGGTGGTCCTGGTGGACGACGGGCTTGCCACCGGGTTCACCGCCCGCGCCGCCGTCGAGGTCATGCGCCGTCGGGGCGCGGCCCGGGTCGTGCTGGCCGTCCCGGTGGGGCCGCCCGCGGCCGTCGCCGCCCTGGAAGCGGTCGCCGACGAGGTCGTGTGCGCCGAGGTGACCGAGCAGTTCTTCGGCATCAGCGAGTGGTACGAGGACTTCCACCAGGTCGGCGACGACGAGGTCGCCCGCCTCGTGGCCGACGGCCCGCAGGGGGCTCCCGGGACTCCCGGGACCCCCGGCGGGTCCGGCGCGCCGTGA
- a CDS encoding PASTA domain-containing protein, producing MSTITESIGRVLAGRYRIESALGSGASANVFAAFDTTLQRRVAVKVLHPALAADSAFLRRFRSEAQSAAALANAHVLAVHDWGEDDQGPFLVLEFLGGGSLRDMFDEGTRLSVPQAVAVGIQAAEGLAYAHGRGFVHRDVKPANLLFDEEGRLRVADFGLARALAEAALTEPAGATVGTARYAAPEQALGHVVDGRADVYALALVLYEAVTGVVPFTADTTISTLMARVDADLPGHDALGPLAAVLDDAAAADAEHRLDAAALAARLRDLAAELPAPEPLRLAGAGGAGVVARPVVAPERHDLTEHGMSAPPAHAPASGRRMGRGGEDPDVLAFAAAVGLTDAASTVRRRRRRRWPWVVAVLVVVLGLAAAGTMYALRETKLLTPSHKLPVVTGLTTGQADAALRKDHFHVTLTRQRYSITAPVGQILRQIPAAGTKLKEGSAVSVVESKGPPPVPVPVLSTVTGDCPNITTVLAQAHLKAACTDPNSTSVPKGTVIDWNPKGTAIYGSIITVTVSAGPPIENIPSLTGQTCSGATTTLQAVGLVTSCVNEYTESGVPSGQVIDWSPTGQAPQGATVTVHISQGPPLVTVPSIIGQTVAQAITILQNAKLVPGTDQGPLGGKVFDANPGPGTQVPEGTTVTLYSK from the coding sequence ATGTCGACCATCACCGAATCAATCGGTCGGGTCCTTGCCGGCCGCTACCGGATCGAGTCCGCGCTCGGGAGCGGGGCGTCTGCGAATGTGTTCGCGGCGTTCGACACGACGCTGCAGCGTCGTGTGGCCGTCAAGGTCCTGCACCCCGCACTGGCCGCCGACAGCGCCTTCCTCCGCCGCTTCCGCTCGGAGGCGCAGTCGGCCGCCGCGCTGGCGAACGCGCACGTGCTGGCCGTGCACGACTGGGGCGAGGACGACCAGGGGCCCTTCCTCGTGCTCGAGTTCCTGGGCGGGGGCTCGCTGCGCGACATGTTCGACGAGGGGACGCGCCTGAGCGTGCCGCAGGCCGTCGCCGTCGGCATCCAGGCCGCCGAGGGGCTCGCCTACGCGCACGGCCGCGGCTTCGTCCACCGTGACGTCAAGCCGGCCAACCTGCTCTTCGACGAGGAGGGGCGGCTGCGGGTGGCCGACTTCGGCCTGGCCCGGGCGCTGGCCGAGGCGGCCCTGACCGAGCCGGCCGGGGCCACGGTGGGCACCGCCCGGTACGCCGCGCCCGAGCAGGCCCTCGGGCACGTGGTCGACGGCCGGGCCGACGTCTACGCACTGGCGCTGGTCCTCTACGAGGCGGTGACCGGGGTCGTGCCCTTCACCGCCGACACCACCATCTCGACCCTCATGGCGCGCGTCGACGCCGACCTCCCCGGCCACGACGCCCTGGGCCCGTTGGCGGCGGTGCTCGACGACGCCGCCGCCGCGGACGCCGAGCACCGGCTCGACGCCGCCGCGCTGGCGGCGCGCCTGCGGGACCTCGCCGCCGAGCTGCCCGCCCCTGAGCCGCTCCGGCTCGCCGGCGCCGGCGGCGCCGGTGTGGTGGCGCGGCCCGTGGTCGCGCCCGAGCGCCACGACCTCACCGAGCACGGGATGTCGGCGCCCCCCGCCCATGCGCCGGCGTCCGGCCGGCGCATGGGCCGCGGTGGCGAGGACCCCGACGTCCTGGCCTTCGCCGCTGCCGTGGGCCTCACCGACGCCGCCTCCACCGTCCGCCGCCGCCGCCGCCGGCGCTGGCCATGGGTGGTGGCCGTCCTCGTGGTGGTCCTGGGACTGGCCGCCGCGGGCACCATGTACGCCCTGCGGGAGACCAAGCTGCTGACCCCGAGCCACAAGCTCCCCGTCGTGACGGGCCTGACGACCGGTCAGGCCGACGCCGCGCTGCGCAAGGACCACTTCCACGTCACGCTGACCCGCCAGCGCTACTCGATCACCGCGCCCGTGGGGCAGATCCTGCGCCAGATCCCGGCAGCGGGGACGAAGCTGAAGGAGGGGAGCGCGGTGTCGGTGGTGGAGTCGAAGGGGCCGCCCCCCGTGCCCGTGCCGGTGCTGTCGACGGTGACCGGCGACTGCCCGAACATCACCACCGTCCTCGCCCAGGCGCATCTGAAGGCCGCCTGCACCGACCCCAACTCCACGAGCGTGCCCAAGGGCACCGTCATCGACTGGAACCCCAAGGGGACGGCGATCTACGGGTCGATCATCACGGTGACCGTCTCCGCCGGGCCGCCCATCGAGAACATCCCGTCGCTGACCGGGCAGACGTGCTCGGGGGCGACGACCACGCTGCAGGCGGTCGGGCTCGTCACCTCGTGCGTGAACGAGTACACGGAGTCCGGGGTGCCCAGCGGGCAGGTGATCGACTGGAGCCCGACCGGCCAGGCGCCGCAGGGTGCGACCGTGACGGTGCACATCTCCCAGGGGCCACCCCTCGTGACCGTCCCGAGCATCATCGGCCAGACCGTGGCACAGGCCATCACGATCCTGCAGAACGCCAAGCTGGTGCCGGGGACCGACCAGGGCCCGCTGGGTGGCAAGGTCTTCGACGCCAACCCCGGCCCGGGCACGCAGGTCCCCGAGGGGACCACGGTCACGCTCTACAGCAAGTAG
- the ligA gene encoding NAD-dependent DNA ligase LigA — protein sequence MAEVPSAASDARRAEELREQIAFHDERYYQLDAPEIADADYDALVRELRAIEDAHPDLVTPDSPTRRVAGAPSPLFTPVQHRTPMMSLDDAFGIDQLHAWFERMARIAPETADAAFVCELKIDGLAMSLVYEDGRLVQAATRGDGVTGDDVTLNVATITAVPATLSWPRGRGPRPSLLEVRGEVYMPVSSFEQLNQRQMAAGLKTFANPRNSAAGSLRQKDPAVTASRDLSFWAYQLGMVEGGPAVASHSEALELLRRCGLPVDPEVEVVRGTADVEAYCRRWEQHRHDLDFQIDGVVVKLDDLELQRRLGSTSRAPRWAIAFKFPPEERTTTLQRIMVSIGRTGRATPFAVLEPVFVGGSTVGLATLHNEDQVRLKDVRPGDTVVVRKAGDVIPEVVGPVLSARRRGARRWVFPTACPSCGGPLVRLPGESDTFCTNIDCPDQRVQRIVHFASRGAMDIEGLGDKRVVQLVEAGLLSDPGDVYALRSAPLVALERFGDLSVDNLLAAIEASKGRPLSRLLVGLGIRHLGPTGSRAVARAYGSLDALVGVEVTELAAVEGIGPVIADSVVEFLASPANRSVIDKLRAAGVGFVEPGARPVAGSAGVPDAALAAGSAGVPEAALAAGSDLPQTLQGRSVVVTGALEDYTREEAEEAILARGGKSPGSVSARTWAVVLGAEPGAAKLKKAEDLGIPIVDGARFGELLATGELPGA from the coding sequence ATGGCGGAGGTCCCGAGCGCCGCGTCCGACGCCCGCCGGGCCGAGGAGCTGCGCGAGCAGATCGCGTTCCACGACGAGCGCTACTACCAGCTCGACGCGCCCGAGATCGCCGACGCCGACTACGACGCGCTGGTGCGCGAGCTGCGCGCCATCGAGGACGCCCACCCCGACCTCGTCACACCGGACTCGCCGACGCGTCGGGTGGCGGGGGCGCCGTCCCCCCTGTTCACCCCGGTGCAGCACCGCACGCCGATGATGAGCCTCGACGACGCCTTCGGGATCGACCAGCTCCACGCGTGGTTCGAGCGCATGGCGCGCATCGCGCCGGAGACGGCCGACGCCGCTTTCGTCTGCGAGCTCAAGATCGACGGGCTCGCCATGTCCCTCGTCTACGAGGACGGGCGCCTGGTGCAGGCGGCCACCCGGGGCGACGGGGTGACCGGCGACGACGTCACCCTCAACGTGGCCACCATCACGGCGGTTCCCGCCACCCTGTCGTGGCCGAGGGGTCGGGGGCCGAGGCCGTCGCTGCTCGAGGTGCGCGGCGAGGTGTACATGCCGGTGTCGTCGTTCGAGCAGCTCAACCAGCGCCAGATGGCGGCGGGGCTCAAGACGTTCGCCAACCCCCGCAACTCGGCCGCCGGGTCGCTGCGGCAGAAGGACCCCGCCGTGACCGCCTCGCGCGACCTGTCGTTCTGGGCTTACCAGCTCGGCATGGTGGAGGGCGGGCCGGCGGTGGCGAGCCACAGCGAGGCGCTCGAGTTGCTGCGCCGGTGCGGCCTCCCCGTCGACCCCGAGGTCGAGGTGGTGCGGGGCACCGCCGACGTGGAGGCGTACTGTCGCCGGTGGGAGCAGCACCGCCACGACCTCGACTTCCAGATCGACGGCGTGGTCGTCAAGCTCGACGACCTGGAGCTCCAGCGCCGGTTGGGCTCGACGTCGCGCGCCCCGCGCTGGGCCATCGCCTTCAAGTTCCCACCCGAGGAGCGCACCACCACGCTGCAGCGCATCATGGTGTCGATCGGTCGCACCGGCCGGGCGACGCCGTTCGCCGTGTTGGAGCCGGTGTTCGTCGGGGGCTCCACCGTCGGCCTCGCCACCTTGCACAACGAGGACCAGGTCCGCCTGAAGGACGTGCGCCCGGGCGACACCGTAGTGGTGCGCAAGGCGGGGGACGTCATCCCGGAGGTGGTGGGGCCCGTCCTCTCGGCGCGCCGACGCGGCGCGCGCCGGTGGGTCTTCCCGACGGCGTGCCCGAGCTGTGGCGGCCCGCTGGTCCGGCTCCCGGGCGAGAGTGACACGTTCTGCACCAACATCGACTGCCCGGACCAGCGCGTGCAGCGGATCGTGCACTTCGCGTCGCGCGGCGCCATGGACATCGAGGGCCTGGGTGACAAGCGCGTGGTCCAGCTGGTCGAGGCGGGCCTGCTGTCGGACCCCGGCGACGTCTACGCGCTGCGATCGGCGCCGCTCGTGGCACTCGAGCGGTTCGGCGACCTGTCGGTCGACAACCTGCTCGCCGCCATCGAGGCCTCGAAGGGCCGACCGCTCAGCCGCCTGCTCGTGGGGCTCGGCATCCGCCACCTCGGGCCGACCGGGAGCCGGGCGGTGGCGCGCGCCTACGGGTCGCTCGATGCCCTGGTCGGGGTCGAGGTCACGGAGCTGGCGGCCGTGGAGGGGATCGGCCCCGTCATCGCCGACAGCGTGGTGGAGTTCCTGGCGTCGCCGGCGAACCGGTCGGTCATCGACAAGCTGCGCGCCGCGGGGGTCGGCTTCGTCGAGCCGGGCGCCCGCCCCGTCGCCGGGTCCGCCGGCGTGCCCGACGCTGCGCTGGCCGCCGGGTCCGCCGGCGTGCCCGAGGCTGCGCTGGCCGCCGGGTCCGACCTGCCCCAGACGCTGCAGGGTCGCTCGGTCGTGGTGACCGGCGCCCTGGAGGACTACACCCGGGAGGAGGCCGAAGAGGCCATCCTGGCCCGGGGCGGCAAGTCGCCGGGGAGCGTGTCGGCCAGGACGTGGGCCGTGGTGCTCGGCGCCGAGCCGGGTGCGGCCAAGCTGAAGAAGGCCGAGGACCTGGGAATTCCGATCGTCGACGGTGCGCGCTTCGGCGAGCTCCTCGCCACCGGCGAGCTGCCCGGGGCCTGA
- the mnmA gene encoding tRNA 2-thiouridine(34) synthase MnmA produces the protein MIIALRRISSREVHLVRLSSPRGRRHLTSRWVRHRHRHDVALRLTPVRVLVAMSGGVDSSVAAALTAEAGHAVVGATLKLWGGPSDSGCCSVADVEDARRVAGQLGLDHHVFNFTDAFESSVVAPYVADHAAGRTPNPCIECNRRIKFGLLLDRCLRLGFDALATGHHARVVAGAGGPRLRRGADRAKDQSYVLSMLGRDELARVVLPVGDLTKAEVRARAARLGLRTADKPDSQDVCFVHSGAGRRGFLAERLELHPADLVDAATGAVVGSVPAAELVTVGQRRGLGAAPDGRRRFALSVDVPGRRITVGGAQQAVAARVPVGPARWAGAALAVGGRARAQTTAHGAAAPCTWDGDAVVFDEPQPLVAAGQTVALYDAADPDVVVGAAVAG, from the coding sequence ATGATCATCGCATTGCGTCGTATCTCTTCCCGGGAGGTGCATCTCGTTCGCCTCTCATCACCCCGGGGCCGCCGACACCTCACCTCCCGGTGGGTACGCCACCGGCACCGTCACGACGTCGCCCTACGCTTGACCCCCGTGCGGGTGCTCGTGGCCATGTCGGGCGGGGTCGACTCGTCGGTGGCCGCCGCCCTGACGGCCGAGGCGGGCCACGCGGTCGTCGGCGCCACGCTCAAGCTGTGGGGCGGGCCCTCCGACAGCGGGTGCTGCTCCGTGGCCGACGTCGAGGACGCCCGGCGGGTGGCCGGGCAACTGGGGCTCGACCACCACGTCTTCAACTTCACCGACGCCTTCGAGTCCTCCGTGGTCGCCCCCTACGTCGCCGACCACGCCGCGGGCCGCACGCCCAACCCGTGCATCGAGTGCAACCGCCGGATCAAGTTCGGCCTCCTCCTCGACCGCTGCCTGCGGCTGGGCTTCGACGCCCTGGCCACGGGTCACCACGCCCGGGTCGTGGCCGGCGCGGGCGGCCCCCGCCTGCGCCGGGGGGCCGACCGGGCCAAGGACCAGTCCTATGTGCTGTCGATGCTCGGCCGCGACGAGCTCGCCCGGGTCGTCCTGCCGGTGGGGGACCTGACCAAGGCCGAGGTGCGGGCCCGCGCCGCGCGCCTCGGGCTGCGCACGGCGGACAAGCCCGACAGCCAGGACGTGTGCTTCGTCCACTCCGGCGCGGGACGGCGCGGGTTCCTCGCCGAGCGCCTGGAGCTGCACCCCGCCGACCTGGTCGACGCGGCGACCGGGGCCGTGGTCGGCAGCGTCCCCGCGGCCGAGCTCGTGACGGTCGGCCAGCGGCGGGGGCTCGGGGCGGCACCCGACGGCCGGCGCCGGTTCGCGCTGTCGGTCGACGTCCCCGGCCGCCGCATCACGGTCGGGGGGGCGCAGCAGGCCGTGGCCGCCCGCGTCCCCGTCGGGCCGGCGCGCTGGGCCGGCGCGGCGTTGGCGGTGGGGGGCCGCGCCCGTGCCCAGACCACGGCGCACGGTGCCGCCGCCCCGTGCACGTGGGACGGCGACGCCGTGGTGTTCGACGAGCCTCAGCCCTTGGTGGCGGCGGGCCAGACCGTCGCCCTCTACGACGCCGCCGACCCCGACGTCGTCGTGGGCGCGGCCGTCGCCGGCTGA
- a CDS encoding cysteine desulfurase family protein → MQAYLDHAATTPLRPEALAAMLPYLTEHFGNPSGSHAVARRARTAVDEARDEVAACLGCEPGEVVFTAGGTESDNLAVLGAHAAGRGTVVCSAVEHHAVRNACAALGGTVVSVRPSGVVDLEALAGVLGPDVGLVSVMLVNNEVGTVQPVRDVAAMVHQRAPGALVHTDAVAAVGWLDVAEAAADADLVSVSAHKFGGPKGMGALVVRGGASLGPVLHGGAQERGRRPGTHDVAGIVGMAAALRAATDGRVDAVPRVAVLRDRLADGLRATVDGIGETAVHAGVGGVADRVAKVAASCHLCIAGVDQEELLVLLDDAGVGASAGAACASGAVEPSHVLLAMGLTVAEARTAVRFSLGPTTTAGEVDHVLGVMPKIVERLRA, encoded by the coding sequence GTGCAGGCGTACCTCGACCACGCGGCCACGACGCCGCTGCGGCCGGAGGCGCTGGCAGCCATGCTCCCGTACCTCACGGAGCACTTCGGCAATCCCTCGGGCTCCCACGCCGTCGCCCGCCGCGCCCGGACGGCGGTCGACGAGGCGCGTGACGAGGTGGCGGCCTGCCTCGGGTGCGAGCCCGGCGAGGTCGTGTTCACCGCCGGCGGCACCGAGTCCGACAACCTCGCCGTGCTCGGCGCGCACGCCGCCGGGCGCGGCACGGTCGTGTGCTCGGCGGTCGAGCACCATGCCGTGCGCAACGCGTGCGCGGCGCTGGGTGGCACGGTCGTGTCCGTGCGGCCGTCGGGGGTGGTGGACCTCGAGGCGCTGGCGGGCGTGTTGGGCCCCGACGTCGGGCTCGTGTCGGTCATGCTCGTCAACAACGAGGTGGGCACCGTGCAGCCCGTGCGGGACGTGGCGGCGATGGTGCACCAGCGCGCCCCCGGCGCGCTGGTGCACACCGACGCCGTCGCCGCCGTGGGGTGGCTCGACGTCGCCGAGGCGGCCGCCGACGCCGACCTCGTGTCGGTGAGCGCGCACAAGTTCGGCGGCCCCAAGGGCATGGGCGCGCTGGTGGTGCGCGGCGGCGCGTCGCTGGGGCCGGTGCTCCACGGCGGGGCCCAGGAGCGCGGCCGGCGCCCCGGGACCCACGATGTCGCTGGGATCGTCGGCATGGCGGCCGCCCTGCGCGCTGCCACCGACGGCCGCGTCGACGCCGTGCCCCGGGTGGCGGTGCTGCGGGACCGGCTGGCGGACGGGTTGCGGGCCACGGTGGACGGCATCGGGGAGACGGCGGTGCACGCCGGAGTCGGTGGAGTGGCTGACCGCGTCGCGAAGGTCGCCGCCAGCTGCCACCTCTGTATCGCCGGCGTCGACCAGGAGGAGCTCCTCGTGCTCCTCGACGATGCCGGTGTGGGTGCCTCGGCGGGCGCGGCGTGCGCCAGCGGCGCCGTCGAGCCGAGCCACGTCCTGCTGGCGATGGGCCTCACCGTCGCCGAGGCCAGGACGGCGGTCCGTTTCTCCCTCGGGCCCACCACCACCGCGGGCGAGGTCGACCACGTGCTCGGTGTCATGCCGAAGATCGTCGAGCGCCTGCGCGCCTGA
- the galT gene encoding galactose-1-phosphate uridylyltransferase has translation MNQLRLDPLTGRWVVVSVDRSQRPFAFAPPATPIQADTSRPCPFCAGNEESTPPALETYGSSGSWLVRVVPNLYPAFEGDHPFVVENRGPVFTQATAGGIHEVLVISPDHDHGWEGISDEQAVLVMAAIRDRIEEHSTVPGLRYSQAIVNSGREAGASIEHPHGQLLGMSFVPRELAEEQAGFARFAGRCLLCTTVDAEEDARHRVVYANERVLVVCPFWSGYPYEMLVIPRTHGPHLHRATPSDLAAVGRALRTVLGSLHDRLGDVSYNVVFHSAPYRAPEPYHWHAHVWPKLTTTAGFEAGTGVLINIMAPEQATEELRVVVPA, from the coding sequence ATGAACCAACTCCGCTTGGACCCGCTCACCGGACGGTGGGTCGTGGTGAGCGTCGACCGCTCCCAACGCCCGTTCGCCTTCGCGCCCCCGGCCACGCCCATCCAGGCCGACACCAGCCGGCCCTGCCCCTTCTGCGCCGGCAACGAGGAGTCGACGCCGCCGGCTCTGGAGACCTACGGCTCGAGCGGCTCGTGGCTCGTCCGGGTGGTCCCCAACCTCTACCCCGCCTTCGAGGGTGACCACCCGTTCGTGGTCGAGAACCGGGGACCGGTCTTCACCCAGGCCACCGCGGGCGGGATCCACGAGGTCCTCGTGATCTCCCCCGACCACGACCATGGCTGGGAGGGGATCTCCGACGAGCAGGCCGTGCTCGTGATGGCGGCCATCCGTGACCGGATCGAGGAGCACTCCACGGTCCCGGGCCTGCGCTACAGCCAGGCGATCGTGAACTCGGGGCGCGAGGCGGGGGCGTCGATCGAGCACCCCCACGGGCAGCTTCTCGGGATGTCGTTCGTGCCGCGCGAGCTCGCAGAGGAACAGGCGGGGTTCGCACGCTTCGCCGGCCGGTGCCTGCTGTGCACCACCGTCGACGCCGAGGAGGACGCCCGCCACCGCGTGGTGTACGCCAATGAGCGCGTGCTCGTGGTGTGCCCCTTCTGGAGCGGCTACCCCTACGAGATGCTGGTCATCCCGCGCACCCACGGGCCGCACCTCCACCGGGCCACGCCGTCGGACCTCGCCGCGGTGGGACGGGCGCTGCGCACCGTGCTGGGATCGCTCCACGACCGCCTCGGCGACGTGTCCTACAACGTCGTCTTCCACTCTGCGCCCTACCGTGCGCCCGAGCCCTACCACTGGCACGCCCACGTGTGGCCGAAGCTCACCACCACGGCCGGGTTCGAGGCGGGGACCGGCGTCCTCATCAACATCATGGCCCCCGAGCAGGCCACCGAAGAGCTCCGGGTGGTCGTCCCCGCCTGA
- a CDS encoding ATP-dependent 6-phosphofructokinase yields MRIGILTGGGDCPGLNAAIRAVVLTAQLVHGDEVIGYLDGWKGVLDDDYVPLDVPECRDILAVGGTILGTSRTNPFTVDGGAERVAGNLTAHGVDALVAVGGEDTLGVANRLGEFGVHAVGIPKTIDNDLSGTEVTFGFDTAVQIATEAIDRLRTTAESHHRVIVCEVMGRHVGWIATHAGIAGGAAEILVPEVPFGLDAVCDRLQRRHLGGRFSSIVVVSEGAVPVEGPDAESFRLATSGASVDQFGHARLGGIGAWLAEEIERRTGFEARVTILGHIQRGGSPSAFDRVLATRFGVAAVTAVHDGAFGTMVALQAGQIVRVAIADAVSKAKTVDLDLYRGVAGIFLG; encoded by the coding sequence ATGCGCATCGGGATCCTGACCGGGGGCGGAGACTGCCCAGGGCTCAACGCGGCCATCCGGGCGGTGGTGCTCACGGCCCAGCTCGTCCACGGTGACGAGGTCATCGGCTACCTCGACGGGTGGAAGGGCGTCCTCGACGACGACTACGTCCCGCTCGACGTGCCCGAGTGCCGCGACATCCTCGCCGTCGGCGGCACCATCCTGGGGACGTCGCGCACGAACCCCTTCACGGTCGACGGCGGCGCCGAGCGCGTGGCCGGCAACCTCACCGCGCACGGCGTCGACGCTCTCGTCGCGGTCGGCGGGGAGGACACGCTCGGCGTCGCCAACCGGCTGGGCGAGTTCGGCGTCCATGCCGTGGGCATCCCGAAGACCATCGACAACGACCTGTCGGGCACGGAGGTGACGTTCGGGTTCGACACCGCCGTGCAGATCGCCACCGAAGCCATCGACCGGCTGCGCACCACCGCCGAGTCTCACCACCGGGTCATCGTGTGCGAGGTGATGGGTCGCCACGTGGGGTGGATCGCCACCCACGCCGGGATCGCCGGCGGTGCCGCCGAGATCCTCGTGCCCGAGGTGCCCTTCGGGCTCGACGCCGTGTGCGACCGGTTGCAGCGGCGCCATCTCGGGGGTCGGTTCTCGTCCATCGTGGTGGTGTCCGAGGGTGCGGTCCCCGTCGAGGGGCCCGACGCCGAGTCGTTCCGCCTGGCCACGTCAGGGGCGTCGGTCGACCAGTTCGGCCACGCCCGGCTGGGCGGCATCGGCGCCTGGCTGGCCGAGGAGATCGAGCGGCGCACGGGGTTCGAGGCCCGGGTCACCATCCTCGGGCACATCCAGCGGGGCGGGTCACCGTCGGCGTTCGACCGCGTCCTGGCGACGCGCTTCGGTGTCGCCGCCGTGACGGCCGTGCACGACGGCGCCTTCGGGACGATGGTGGCGTTGCAGGCCGGCCAGATCGTCCGCGTGGCCATCGCCGACGCGGTGTCCAAGGCGAAGACGGTCGACCTCGACCTCTACCGGGGCGTCGCCGGGATCTTCCTCGGGTAG